AACAGCACCAGACTGTACACCTGGGATGAAGGCGTGTCCCAGGGCCCCTGGATCCCCAAGAGGGTGCACGAAAGCACAGGGAAACTATGTCTGCTGCCCTGCAGAAGCAGAGCTCCTGGGGCCATGGGGTTGTGGCCAGTCGAGATCCTCGCCCCGGCAAGGGCCCCGTCCCAAGGGCACCACCAGGTCCACCCCCGCCCAGGATGGCAGAGGAGGCGGTGTCCGTTGCCCAGGTGCAGGCAGAGTGGGGATTGTGGATGAGGAGGTGCCACCTACCTAGGCCATATCACTGCTCAGCCTGACCATAAGAGTGTAAACAAAGTATGGGCCCGAAGCCTGACGGGTCTTGAGAATAGGTACCCAGGCCTGGCAAGAGACGAGACCAGGGTGACTACCCCAGGGCAGCCTCAgcagaggggcggggcggggcgacgCTGGCGGTCAGCACACCCCCACCCAGGGCTAGGGCTGCTCACGCACGCCAGACACCTGTGCTGACCACCCATGCACTCAGCGACCGCTGCCTGGCAGGGTGCCAAGGGGGGTAAGACTGTACGATGCCGGGCGGCTGGGAGCAGCTGGCCAGGGATGGCATTTGAGGGCAAAAACAGCTTCAACGTGCAGACACTGCAGTCTGAGCAATGAGGGAACAGCAGAGCCCCAGGTGAGGAAGGTGGGCTGAAGCCGCGGCTCCCACAGGAGCCCGAGGATCCCGGGCGACAGGCAGCCCCACCTGCCTGGCCCAGCAGAGGCGGCGGGAGACCCCGGGCTGGCGGCCTGCTTGACCCTGGACAACGGGCCCAACCCTGTCCTCACATGAGCTCCTCCCACACAGGCCACAGGACGCCACCCTACAGGGACCAGGCTCAGAGGCACCTACTCCATGACCAGCCCCTCGAGTGAAGCACAGGGGAACACCCAAGCCAGTGCCTGCCACACACCAGAGCCATGAACCCACGTGGCCCGCAGGTGCCAGCCCTGCACTCTGCACTCACAAGAAAACAAGACAACCGAGGAACAGGGCCCGCCGGGGTGCCCAAGAAGCCCTTGCGCCATCCTCCTAGGGGCCCCATCACAGCTTCCAGTTCCCAAAGCCACAGGCCCCAGCATGCCTGCTGCACAACCGATGCTCTTCTAAGACTAACTCCCTAGCAAAAACCCAAGAAACCAAAATCCTGCTTTTCATTTTACTTGACCCTCTCCAACAAGCCCCTGCACTGCAGgcctcccaccacacacacacacacacgcgcgcgcgccgGTGGGGAAGGCAGGAGATGGTGGGGCCAGGTCTTGGGCCCAAGGCCGTGCCTGCAGGTCTCCAACTCACCGTACTGACTATAGGGGAAGTCTGGCTGGGCCGTTGGAGGCTTGCTCATGTCTGGGGCGGCCTGAGACGGAGGCGGAGGGAAGGCCAGAGGTGCTGCCCCTGGAGTAGCAGGTGGaggagggacccctgggggggCAAACTGAtccggtggtggtggtggaggcccGTAGCCAAAGCCTGCAAACAAAcaggagagaaagacacagacacCGCGCACgaccctggcccagcccagcagAAGCTGTCTGCACCATCCCCTGCCGAAACCCACCAAGCTCCAGGCCTGGGGTGTCCCTCAGGGTGGGCTGGGGGCGGCCTGCCGTACCCCAACAGCAAGGGTCAGGACAGGAGCTGCACGGGCATACTCTTGAAAACCACAAAACCCGACTAGCAAACAGCAGTCTGTGCTTCAGGCAGACAAACTACGGCAGCAAGCCTTCCACGAGGACGGGGGGTCGTGCCCATCCACTGGGGCCCGGGGCTCCACACACCCTGTTTCTATCCACCTGTCTTCTTGTTAGAAATCAAACTGGGCGTGGTCCAGCCCAGGGAGGGGCACACCTTTGCCCTGAGCGGCCACACGGTCGTCACGTGGCCTGCTGCAGCCAAGGCCTCTGTAGCTGGGAGCCTGGCAACGTGACTGACCCAAGCCGGGACGCACTCCGACAGCACAGCAGAGCCGGACGCCCAGGCACTTCAGAGAGAGACCATGGGCCGGTCAGTGCGGGCCGCGTGGCACGTGGAAACCGCAGCCGCCAGCCGCGGTGGATGTGGCGAGGGCTCCCCCTCGCTGCCGCAGACCCACGCACCAGGAAGGCCGCGCTTCCCCACCGAGGCCGAGCAGAGCACCTCGCAGGCGAGCTGGAGGGCACGCCGAGGGCTGACACTGAAGTTCCCTGCACGTGCAAGCCCCTCGCTGCGGAACTACAAGATCGGGTCCGAACGCCCCTGCGACGTGGCCCACTTCCCTCTGAGCAGAGGGACGCGACTGGCAGCACCCCGGCCACGTCCAGGCGGGGGCCAGGCAGAGGCTGCAAGGATGCCTCTCAGGATGGGAAGCAAgggcccggggctgcccccgCCCGCTCCAGGGGCCCGCATGACTTACTGAACTGTGGGGGGGCACCGTAGCCCTGTGGGAAGCCCTGAGGAGGGGGGAACCCTCCGGGAGGGGTGGACACGATGTAAGAGGTGAatggtgggggcggtgggggagcTCCTCTTCCTGCAGGGGGCGGTCCATAGCCACCTGGAACACAGGGCGCAGAGGTGAGGGGAGAGCGTGTGGCGCACAGGGCCCCCAGCTGCCCAGGCCCACGGTGGGCCCACCCGCTGAGTCTCTTTCTCAGACACCCGCAAATAAGGACTCACCAATTGCCTGTCCTGCTGGAACCCACATTCCtaaacaggaaaacaaagaggGTGGTTGGTGTCCTGTCAACATCCCAGACTAGCAGCTGAGCCCACCCCTGACACAGACTCGAGAGGCCTGGCGTCCTGCTGCGCCGTGGGGACAGGGAGGATGTCCCAGCCCTGAGCAAGGCATCAGAGGGGCTGGTGCTGGATCAGGAACATGGGCATGACCCCCAGAGCTTTTCCAGCACCTGGCTACGGGAGAAGGGCGGCCACCTGCACCCAGCTTCTACAGAGGAAGGCTCCCCAAGACAAGCCTGTCGGTCAGGCGGCCCCGGCTCTTCAACAGAACCCATCAGAAAGGGTGAAGGGGGCACCCACAGCTGAGGGGCTCAGATACACAGGTGGGACTTTAGGCTGGCTGCCAGCCAAGTGCTAGTGGGTACCAGGGCATCTGGTCGCAGTAACTGGTTTCTTACGTCTGGGTTTTATTTCAcgataaagtatttttaaaaagacaactctGCAAGCttcgggtggggtggggggggggtgccaggTGCCTCAGGGTGCAGGCTGACCCAcctggcctcctcctgcccctccctggacACCGTCCCTTCTCTGCATGTGTAAAGGGGGTGGAGGCTACAGATCCTGGCTGGGCGGCCCCCGGGAACCTCAGCCCTTCTGCCAGGCTGCCCACACTCTGCTGACCCTTCAGAGGCCCTGCTACCCCAGCTGGCatcagcccagagcccagggagcaggagcagaTCCAGAGAGCGCAAGAGGCAGGACTGCCTCCGTCCAGCTGGACAAAGGTCTGAGTCTCCCTGAAACCATCTGATCTGAGCCTCTGCGACCAGCTCACCGTCAGGGGCAGTGGCAGCAGGACAGACTCCAAGGTCCACCAGGTCCTCCTGGCCGCCCCCTACGGGCACCGCCCGGCACTGCCGCGGACCTCAGGGAGGGCACCTGGCCCTCCTGCAAAGCATGGCACTTGGGGTGAGGACACTCACTGGGGCTCTGCTGGCTACAGTGAGACCCTTCTGCCCAAACCACAGAGGGGGACCTTGACCGTGGCCTGAGCATACCGAGGGTCACTCCACTCCTCAGGGGCTATCGGgccctcagcacagagcccatgtgCTGGCTCCCGGGAGGAGTGCACAGCTGTCAACCTTGGGTGGGGCTGGACAGGGGATGGGCGGGAGCCCCCCCTGCCTTCACGTACTCCGTCAAGGCCCACGCACCTGCCCAGCCAGCAGCTGTCCCAGCACACTTGTCCCACCTCTGCAGTAAGTCCACAGGAAGGGGCGCACACGGCCGCGGGACCCTGACCTCCAAGGGGGCCTCCCCTGAGGCGGCTGCCTGGGGGCCCGACCGGTTCTGGGTGCTGGAGCCTTACCTTGAGGGCCGTATCCTTGCTGCCACGTGGGTGGGGGCTGGCCTGCCCAGCCATTGGCGGCATTGGGCACGACTCGGCTGCCCCACTGGCTGGCACCTGGCTGTCCTGGCGCTTGGCTTTTGCTGTCTCGCGGCTCGGCTCGCTTAACTTCCACCTAGACAAATGGAGCTCTGGTTTACGGAGATGCCGGGGGTCCTGGACCCCCTTCCCTTCAGACACACCCTCAAATAACTTATGACTACACTTAGCATCTTATTATGACTTAAAACTAAATACTTAACTATAAACCTTATTTaggccagtattttttttctttaaaaatttataatttttttctttttttttctttctttctttcttttttttttcttttttttgtttaaaacatgTTTCTCAGGTACAACAGATGCAACCGTAAGACATGTTAAGCCCTACCCGCTGCAGAGAACGGACTGAAGACCAAGAACCCTGAGATTTGTGACAAGGGTCTTTCAGCCACGGTGAAGTGACAGCTCTCTCCTCCGATGGCCTCATCATCCCAGGGACACAGAGACCAGGACCGACCGAACAATCACAGCCCTCTTCCTGGGCCTCTGCAGGGCCTCAGCATGGCAGGAGCCGGATGCTCTCCGAGCACCGTGGTGGAGGGACCTCCGCTGGGAGCAGCCGGGCCGACAGCACACAGGACCTTCCCAGAGCCCTCCCGCCCTGCCTGTGCTTTAAGCTCATACCTGAGAAACACAGTTGGTTTACttaggttttttatttaaaatgtctaatgGAAGATAAAGACTTACCTTCCCCAGGCTAACGCTTAAAGAATCtcaattaactcaaaataatgtcAGAGGGAATGGATGTGATAAAGAGAATCTTACGTTACATCtaacaaaaaaagtaaacaaacatgCAATAAAATGGACATTTGAATCAGTAAGCAATCTTCATACTGTGTTAGGTCAGCAGCCCAGGACCCTTCCTCTTTTAGGTGTTGTCAGGAGCCACAGCATTCGGAGGGGCTGGGCCAGCAGGGGCCAGGCGTGCGGGCCCTCCTCGCACCAAGCACTGTGGCCCCCAGGAGGCTCCCTCCGTTATGCAGCTTTTAAGATGTGGGCAGACTGACAACTAAAAGATCCCCCGGTGACAGGGCTGCCTCAGCATTTGagagtcttgatttttttttttttttaatgataaattttaatgaGAAGGAAGAGACTTGGAGTCATCCTTGGGGTCTCACAGTCTGGGGAGCTGAGCATGAGGCATTCAGAACTCCGTCAGTTCTGCCCTAAGACCCCTTCCTGTTGGAGAACAAACAGGAAGCGGGACAGAGGCACAGACCCCAGCGTCTTGACGCCCCAAGGACACTCCATGGATAGGAACAAAACCCCCGTTAGCTCAAGGCCATGTGACAGCAGGACCAAGGGACCAGTTTCAAAGAACTCAAATTAATGAGTCTTCACAGACTCTCCTTAAGGGAATTTGGTTCCTGCTTACAAAGCAAAGCAgcccttgtaaaaaaaaaaaaaaaaaattttaaccctCTTCCTATTAGAACATGGATGCAGCCACTGACACTCCAGTTTTGATTAGAAGTGGGACCCAAGCCTTTATGGAGGCGAAGCCCCACTGAGGAACCGAGGGGCTGCTGTGGCCTGCCCACCAGTGAAGGTGGCAACGGGAACGGGGCAAGGCCGGGGTTGCTGCCAGGAGCCAGGCTCCCACACATGTACACCTTACTTTAGAAGTCGAGCCCCACACCGAGAAGCCACCTCAGTCTCCGCTCTGTGCTCCGTGCAGACCAGACTCAGACACCGATGCATCCTACAAAACCGGGCCGGGGTGGCCGCCTGGAGATGGGAGCAGATCCGTGCGCTTAGCCGCCTTTCTGCCCCTAAAGCAGGACTAGGCTTCCTCCAAGTTTTAAATGTCACAGTACCTTAAAATATGGAACGTGGACTCCTTTGAACTTGTGTTCATAACTGGCATGCATCCTTGAAATCTGTATGCTAATTTTAAACTAAAAGCTTCAATGAACGTCGGAGCGAGATTTGTGTCTGTTGCTTAGTCAGGTTCAAATGGAATTAATTATGCCTGCAACAGAACCTCAGCCACCTCTTCGTAAAAATAGCTCCACGCGCTGCTGTGTTTATCAACTTCCCAGGAGCGGGCTGCGGGCTGGGCAGGAGCGCTGGGCGGCAGCAAACGTGTGCTGCCTTCATTCCTCCCCCACATCCTAACGGACAAATCCAGCCACGGTCTCTGAGAGGGCTGGGCATGTGGGAAGGAACACGGAAATCCTGGCTCCGTGGTACCCACAGGGGCTGCTAGGGTGTGCACAGCAGGTTTTAGAAGGACAGAGACAGGAATCTGGGTCCCCACAAAAATGGGGACCCAGAGCCTCTTGCTAAGTCTAAGAGACCCCACACTGCAGAATCTCTACCAGTGATTTGTTTGAGTGAACTCCCCAAGAGCTCCGGGGACCCAGTATAATGAGAAGCAGGGGCCCCATTCTGAGCCAGCCCACCTCCGTGGCAGCAACACAGTATGAAGATGAAACCAGAGGTCACTTGACTGCATGGAGTTAAGTACTATCGAGAGCATGTGGTTGGGACCGGAGTTCCACAGTAAgtgacccaattaaaaaaaaccaatccTTCAGGATGTTTATGTCTCTTTTAGTTTGACACGGAACCTGTTGTCAAAGGTCCGCTGCGCACCCAGCAGGGGGTGGCAGGAGGCAATTGGAAAGCAGGACAGACATCTGAAGGAGTGGTCACAGAAACCAAGCCTGAGGCAACCTGCGATTTCACTGGAGGCCAGCCCAggagcccccccccgcccccctaaAGACGGCGCCCCTCGGCCAGGGGGccactcccccccgccccagctgaTCCAGAGTGAGCGGCTCCGGGAGCAGAGCGGGCGAGCTGGGCGCCGCCGCGCTGCAGGCAGATCCCCCCGGGCGAGATGGGCCCCTTGCTTTGCAGGAGCAGGCCCGAGCCCACACGGCTAATCGCCCCGGCCCTCTTGCTattcagagattttcttttccagtgAAATCCCTAAGTTGCCTAAGACTTGGTTTGGtcttaaggtaaaataaaactacaactACACACTTTTTTGCCCATGATGTCGTGAAAATGCATGTTGACAGCCTGGTCCACTGATTGTTCGTCCTCGAAAGTAATAAATCCAAAACCTAGCCAACGACGAAGAGTGAATCAAGGTAGCAGGGCGTTGTGACACAAAACAGGATGATGAACAGTATCAGGGCCGGGCCGAGGGGTCGCCCAAGGGTTTCAGGGAAGCGGAGTGTGTGAGGCTACAGGGCGGGCCCCGAGCCGGCAATGCAGGCGGGGTTCCAAGTAGAGACACGGTGGGAACCACCAAGGGCTGGCCTCGTGGAGTGGCAGCCCGGACAGCAAAAAGGCGAGGGCCTGGCCCACCAGCAGGCCCAGTGCGCCCAGTGTGTGCCAGAGCACTCTGTGGAGGGGACCGCGGTGCACCCCTGCAAgcaggggggggggcgggctgcgAGCTCCACCTCTGGCGAGTGTGTGCCGTGGGTGCGCTTCTGCTTTTCTGAAACCCAAGATTCTCCCCCTCGGCTTGCAATTTGCTTTGCAACTAGTGCTGACAGCAGCCATATATTGTTCTAGCGCGTTAAACAGAAGTACGGTCTCTACACAGTTAGTGCCTCGCTAAGCTTATCCAACGCTGTTGGGTAAGCCCAAGGAGTCCTGTCAAAGTAACATACGTATGTATACAGGTATCTATCTGTACGtatctacataaataaaatacacaaagatacaGGCCACAACGGGTTCCAGCAGGTCAAACTCTGCTGTCAGCAGCAAGAGCAAGAGGCACCATGTcatcaaaaagaattttaaagggaaaaaaaatttagcatTTCCCAAACACAAGAAAGTGGCAGTATAAACGAAGTTTGGTTGGTCTGGGTGAGTGTGACCGCCCCGCTAATGTGGCATGTCTGGTCCTCAGTCGACTGCACTGCCTCCCCCGGGGCCCATCTGTTCTGAGCACAAAGGGACGCGTGCGGCAGACAGCTGCCAGAAGACCCCGAAGAACAAAAGCCGGGTGAGCGGAAGGGCTGAGCGCCTGGACCGGCTGAAGAAGGGGATGGGGTacggaggctggggtggggaggggaggggacagagctACAGAGCATCACAGCCGATGCCAAGAGCCCGAGTCAAGCCTGCGCCCGACAGGGCCTTTAAGGGCCGCAGAGTCGGAGCGGGCAGGTAGGAGGCCTCTCAAGCTGACGGGAGAGGGTTGCTGAGGCTGCAGGTGCTGGGCCATGTGGGAAGACTGCAGGCAAAACCTCGGTGGGGGACggaatggggggggggagctcAGAAACTTGGGGAGGAAAGACTAGCAGGGAGGGAACACCTGGGACTCAGGAGGCTTCTGATGTGTCTCTGCACACGCGTGTGCATGAGCGTGActatgcacacactcacacaagaTTCTGCACACGGCGTGCAAGAAGGAGCGGAATCATGGCTGCAGAACGATGACGGCAAGACACACAGAAGGAAACCGAAGCTAGAGCGGGGAGTCACCGGAGAGGAAGGTGTGAGGCGAGCAAAGGCAGCTGTtagggtgaggggagaggggacGATGGGCGAGGTCAGGGCGTCACTGTCCCCAGTGAGACACATGCAGAACCCTTAGGacagacagggacagggacactGCCTTAGATTGTccaagaaggagaagggaggtaGAGCCCTGGAAAAGACCTGGGAAGGGGAGAAAGCAGGATGAGCTCTCTGGGACACCCCGTTAGCCCACCAGAGGCTCCTGCCGTCGCTCCCGCCCTCTGCTGGCCTCGAGCTCGCAGGGACTCTCCAAGCCTGATGTGGAGGACAGTGTGAGCCCCCACAGGAACAGGGGCCCCAAGGCCAAGCCCGAAGTGCTCTCCCCGccagctcctcctgcctgtgcccCCCCAGCCCACGGCGGCTCAGCGTGTTCCCCAGGCCCAGGGcgaggcctgggggtgggggggcgactGGGGTCAGGAATCTAAGAGCAGCCCTCAGGATTTCCCGTGTCCTGAAGTTTCACAAGACTGGAGGCAAATGGTGGAACACAGTATGGGTGATGAACAGCATgttaaaaagttaacattttttcaaAGTGCAGGAGGGTCTGCAACCACAGGGCTCGCGTGGTCCGTTATAGCGCAAGAGGCGGTGAGTCTTGGGTAA
This window of the Canis lupus dingo isolate Sandy chromosome 20, ASM325472v2, whole genome shotgun sequence genome carries:
- the DAZAP1 gene encoding DAZ-associated protein 1 isoform X3 gives rise to the protein MNNSGADEIGKLFVGGLDWSTTQETLRSYFSQYGEVVDCVIMKDKTTNQSRGFGFVKFKDPNCVGTVLASRPHTLDGRNIDPKPCTPRGMQPERTRPKEGWQKGPRSDNSKSNKIFVGGIPHNCGETELREYFKKFGVVTEVVMIYDAEKQRPRGFGFITFEDEQSVDQAVNMHFHDIMGKKVEVKRAEPRDSKSQAPGQPGASQWGSRVVPNAANGWAGQPPPTWQQGYGPQGMWVPAGQAIGGYGPPPAGRGAPPPPPPFTSYIVSTPPGGFPPPQGFPQGYGAPPQFSFGYGPPPPPPDQFAPPGVPPPPATPGAAPLAFPPPPSQAAPDMSKPPTAQPDFPYSQYGLGTYSQDPSGFGPILCLHSYGQAEQ
- the DAZAP1 gene encoding DAZ-associated protein 1 isoform X4, whose amino-acid sequence is MKDKTTNQSRGFGFVKFKDPNCVGTVLASRPHTLDGRNIDPKPCTPRGMQPERTRPKEGWQKGPRSDNSKSNKIFVGGIPHNCGETELREYFKKFGVVTEVVMIYDAEKQRPRGFGFITFEDEQSVDQAVNMHFHDIMGKKVEVKRAEPRDSKSQAPGQPGASQWGSRVVPNAANGWAGQPPPTWQQGYGPQGMWVPAGQAIGGYGPPPAGRGAPPPPPPFTSYIVSTPPGGFPPPQGFPQGYGAPPQFSFGYGPPPPPPDQFAPPGVPPPPATPGAAPLAFPPPPSQAAPDMSKPPTAQPDFPYSQYGYGQDLAGFGQGFSDPSQQPPSYGGPSVPGSGGPPAGGSGFGRGQNHNVQGFHPYRR